From a single Longimicrobium sp. genomic region:
- a CDS encoding AI-2E family transporter produces the protein MAEDKTPTPMARGPVPADAVARHPTGPMGQVRPEHLYRAVLLGFLLALLYRYFDPLTRVFLMVYAAVIIAIGLNGLRALIPVQRKWMAAGVGVVVIGGLVALLAWGTPLLVGQVKDLASQGPAMEQQITSWEEWLHTRMGMQVNIPSPSQLFSGGGGGGGAAKVMGQAASVLEILFVPLVLFFGALFALASPNDHLLTPMMRVMPEGLRLAWYRIFQLLGERIMGWLKGVGTAMVGVGALSVVAFYLIGVPNALLLGLLNGLLEFIPLAGPWIGGLSATMVAFLVDPTKGMWTAIAALAIQQIEANIITPWAMSHNAEIHPFVTLFALVLFGSLFGFLGVLLALPLVLLVWTLVQVLWVERAIDTDRERIQPVVPE, from the coding sequence ATGGCCGAGGACAAGACACCCACACCCATGGCGCGGGGCCCCGTGCCCGCCGACGCCGTGGCGCGGCACCCGACCGGCCCGATGGGCCAGGTGAGGCCCGAGCACCTGTATCGCGCCGTGCTGCTGGGTTTTCTGCTGGCGCTGCTGTACCGCTACTTCGACCCGCTCACCCGCGTGTTCCTGATGGTGTACGCGGCGGTCATCATCGCCATCGGGCTCAACGGGCTGCGCGCGCTCATCCCCGTGCAGCGCAAGTGGATGGCGGCGGGGGTGGGGGTGGTGGTCATCGGCGGGCTGGTGGCGCTGCTGGCGTGGGGAACGCCGCTGCTGGTGGGGCAGGTGAAGGACCTCGCCTCGCAGGGCCCCGCCATGGAGCAGCAGATCACCAGTTGGGAGGAGTGGCTGCACACCCGCATGGGAATGCAGGTGAACATCCCCAGCCCGTCGCAGCTGTTCTCGGGTGGCGGCGGGGGTGGCGGCGCCGCAAAGGTGATGGGTCAGGCGGCGAGCGTGCTGGAGATCCTGTTCGTGCCGCTGGTGCTGTTCTTCGGCGCCCTGTTCGCGCTGGCCAGCCCCAACGACCACCTGCTGACCCCCATGATGCGGGTGATGCCCGAAGGGCTGCGCCTGGCCTGGTACCGCATCTTCCAGCTGCTGGGCGAGCGGATCATGGGGTGGCTGAAGGGCGTGGGGACGGCGATGGTGGGCGTGGGCGCGCTGAGCGTGGTGGCGTTCTACCTGATCGGCGTGCCCAACGCGCTGCTGCTGGGGCTGTTGAACGGGCTGCTGGAGTTCATTCCACTCGCCGGCCCGTGGATCGGCGGGCTGTCCGCGACGATGGTGGCGTTCCTGGTGGATCCGACCAAGGGGATGTGGACGGCCATCGCGGCGCTGGCCATCCAGCAGATCGAGGCCAACATCATCACGCCGTGGGCCATGTCGCACAACGCCGAGATCCACCCGTTCGTCACCCTGTTCGCCCTGGTGCTGTTCGGCAGCCTGTTCGGCTTTCTGGGCGTGCTGCTGGCGCTGCCGCTGGTGCTGCTGGTGTGGACTCTGGTGCAGGTGCTGTGGGTGGAGCGCGCGATCGACACCGACCGCGAGCGCATTCAGCCCGTGGTTCCCGAGTAG
- a CDS encoding class I SAM-dependent methyltransferase, producing MPDATARFSDRVADYVRYRPGYPDEVIRVLRDETGLAPVHVVADVGSGTGISSRIFLDQGNRVFAVEPNPDMRAAAETMLGGDPRFRSVAGTAEASTLAAAAVDYAVAGQAFHWFDAPRARDEFRRIVRPGGWAVLLWNARRTDTSPFLRAYEALLHEHGTDYTSVNHENITDDTLRAFFGGSYTLRTAYNEQVFDYDGLKGRLLSSSYAPNEGHPGHAPMMRALERVFGEHQVDGRVVFEYDTKIYFAPVHRG from the coding sequence ATGCCGGATGCCACCGCGCGCTTCTCCGACCGCGTCGCCGACTACGTCCGCTACCGCCCTGGCTATCCGGACGAGGTGATCCGCGTGCTTCGCGACGAGACGGGGCTGGCGCCGGTGCACGTGGTGGCGGACGTGGGATCGGGGACGGGAATTTCGTCCAGGATCTTCCTTGACCAGGGCAACCGGGTGTTCGCCGTGGAGCCCAACCCCGACATGCGCGCCGCCGCCGAGACGATGCTGGGCGGCGACCCGCGCTTCCGCAGCGTGGCGGGAACGGCGGAAGCGTCCACCCTCGCCGCCGCGGCGGTTGACTATGCCGTGGCGGGCCAGGCATTCCACTGGTTCGACGCGCCCCGTGCGCGCGACGAGTTCCGGCGCATCGTGCGGCCGGGCGGCTGGGCGGTGCTGCTGTGGAATGCGCGGCGGACGGACACCTCGCCGTTCCTGCGCGCGTACGAGGCGCTGCTGCACGAGCACGGGACGGACTACACGTCGGTGAACCACGAGAACATCACCGACGACACCCTGCGGGCGTTCTTTGGCGGCTCGTACACGCTGCGGACGGCATACAACGAGCAGGTGTTCGACTATGACGGCTTGAAGGGACGGCTGCTCTCGTCGTCGTACGCGCCCAACGAGGGCCATCCCGGCCACGCGCCGATGATGCGCGCACTGGAGCGGGTCTTCGGCGAGCACCAGGTGGACGGGCGCGTGGTCTTCGAATACGACACCAAGATCTACTTCGCCCCGGTGCATCGCGGCTGA